In Dysidea avara chromosome 3, odDysAvar1.4, whole genome shotgun sequence, a single window of DNA contains:
- the LOC136251844 gene encoding polyglutamylase complex subunit TTLL1-like → MQVHESRKARKTLGALVYISIALLLLYGYSLSTRAVLVQEAHDGTTDVTKLFTAFHSKSNYTTRNFNCTFIPAQIAKARHYFYLFGRAKVKVIMEVCAAKGWKWEFLPNNTMIPHLMESTYADSLYIIQDRSNIFDHSFIKEITGARHVLVSTISEAHKVTGSKNSQLIYSRKLAKSFGCTLDDLKFIPKSFLSSEIKECSDFVTYATNKPESMWLLKPYKGICGNGIKLYPNVSSLLRIIISTCGNQSNWRNRYVIQEYLPNLLLLNGRKFDIRAYILIARTNPYFVFYHRGFLRLTVTKFSKTGGRDAHLTNIHLQGNIKGYSLEEHIWTYDKFQQYLSNISSKNDYFVQKRLEPIIKQTAIFLLQAGLGTFERLPATYLLLGLDFMVTSDYHVWFIEANNTPLWPNSYNMASDMLDLVIEIHSSPDKFVNLQPGEKYGSWELVYNELLANCSGYQYNPCRDFPIQS, encoded by the exons ATGCAAGTACACGAATCACGGAAGGCTAGGAAGACACTTGGAGCACTGGTATACATTAGCATCGCCTTGTTACTGTTGTATGGATACTCCTTGTCAACCCGCGCGGTCCTCGTGCAAGAAGCACACGATGGCACTACTGACGTCACAAAACTATTTACCGCGTTTCACAGCAAAAGCAACTACACAACTCGCAACTTTAACTGTACCTTTATACCAGCACAGATTGCGAAAGCACGCCACTATTTCTACCTTTTTGGAAGGGCGAAAGTGAAAGTGATAATGGAGGTCTGTGCTGCAAAGGGCTGGAAGTGGGAGTTCCTACCTAATAATACCATGATACCACATCTAATGGAGTCAACCTACGCAGACTCTCTGTACATAATTCAGGACAGGTCAAATATATTTGATCACAGCTTCATCAAGGAAATCACTGGAGCAAGACACGTGCTAGTATCAACCATCTCAGAAGCTCACAAGGTCACCGGCTCAAAGAATTCTCAGCTAATatatagcagaaaactggctaaGTCATTTGGATGCACCTTGGATGATTTGAAGTTTATTCCCAAATCATTTCTTTCCTCAGAAATCAAAGAATGTTCAGACTTTGTTACATATGCTACTAATAAGCCCGAATCTATGTGGCTACTGAAACCATATAAAGGAATTTGTGGAAATGGGATAAAACTTTATCCAAATGTGTCATCATTATTGAGAATAATTATTAGCACATGTGGCAATCAGTCTAACTGGAGAAATCGGTACGTCATTCAGGAGTACCTTCCTAATCTTCTACTATTAAATGGGAGAAAGTTTGACATCAGAGCATACATATTGATTGCTAGAACTAACCCATACTTTGTATTCTACCATCGTGGTTTTCTAAGGCTGACGGTAACTAAATTTAGTAAAACTGGTGGAAGAGATGCTCACTTAACCAACATACACTTGCAGGGGAACATCAAAGGATATTCACTAGAGGAACATATCTGGACTTATGATAAATTTCAACAATATTTGAGCAACATTAGCTCCAAAAATGACTACTTTGTTCAGAAAAGGCTTGAGCCAATAATTAAGCAAACAGCCATATTTTTACTCCAAGCAG GACTAGGAACATTTGAAAGACTACCAGCTACGTACTTGTTGTTAGGGTTGGACTTTATGGTGACATCTGATTATCATGTGTGGTTCATTGAGGCTAATAATACCCCATTGTGGCCTAATTCATACAACATGGCG AGTGACATGTTGGATTTGGTAATTGAAATACACTCATCTCCAGACAAGTTTGTTAACTTACAACCTGGTGAGAAGTATGGCAGCTGGGAACTAGTCTACAATGAACTGCTAGCTAACTGTTCAGGATATCAGTATAATCCTTGTAGAGATTTTCCAATACAGTCATAA